From the genome of Ralstonia insidiosa:
GGCGTGGGCCCATACCAAGTCACGCAATACAACGGCGAGCGCTGGAACGCTGCACGCGCCTATCTGCATGGTGGCGACAAGACGGATGCCACCTACAACCGTGGCCGCCGCCAATTGACGGTGCTGCCCGACACGCAGGCGCTACGTATCGTGTTCGAAGGCAAGCGCGCGACGGGCGTGGTGGTGGATCGCGGTGGCCGCACCGAGACCCTGCAGGCGCGGCGCGAGGTGATCGTGTCTTCCGGCGCATTCGGCTCACCGCAGTTGCTGATGGCCTCGGGTGTGGGGCCGGCCGAGCACCTGCGCTCACTCGGCATTCCGGTGGTGCAGGACCTGCCCGGCGTCGGCCAGAACCTGCAAGACCACCTCGACATCATCCTGCACAAGAAGACCTTCAACCTGGATCTGATCGGCTATTCACTGCGCGGCAGCGTGCACATGCTGGGCGAGATCCTGCGTTATCGCCGCGAGCGGCGCGGCATGATCGCCACCAACTTTGCCGAGGCCGGCGGCTTCATCAAGAGCCGCCCCGATCTGGCCGAACCCGATCTGCAACTGCACTTCGTGGTCGCCATGGCCGACAACCACAACCGCACGTTCAACTACGGCCACGGCTATTCGTGCCACGTCTGCGTGCTGCGCCCGAAGAGCCGCGGCGAGGTGCGCCTGGCGACCACCGATACGCGTGACGCACCACTCATCGACCCGCGCTTCCTCTCCGACCCGGACGACATGAATGGCATGCTGGCAGGCTTCCGCGCGGTGAAGCGCATCTTCGCGCAGCAGCCGCTGGCCGAGCTGGGCGGGCGGGAACTGTATTCGGGAGACATCCGTGGAGACGGCTCCGACGACGAAGCCGTGCGCGCACTGATCCGCCAGCACGCAGACACCATCTATCACCCGGTCGGCACCTGCAAGATGGGCAGTGCAGACGATGCGATGGCCGTGGTCGATCCGGAATTGCGCGTACGCGGCGTGAGCGGCCTGCGCGTGATCGACGGCTCGGTCATGCCGACGCTGATTGGCGGCAACACCAACGCGCCCATCATCATGATTGCCGAGCGCGTGGCAGACCTGATCCGCCAAGGCGGGCGCCCGACGCTGAATGTAGTGGCAGGGACTTCTGCGCAAACCACGCCGGCCGCGGTGCACTAAGCAACAGAACATGCCTTGGCGGTGAGGCTCGCACACCGACGGTGTGGCCGTACCCTGCCCTAGATGGCGCCTTGAATTTCTGTTGCAGGGAGGAAAAAGAAGGGAGGCTGTTTGAGCGCAGCGAGTTTGCCTCCCTTCCCTCCCTGCGACATAAATTCAAGGGGAAGTCGCCATCTCGGGCGCGCCTCTCTTTGCTTACTTTCTCTGGCAAGACAGAGAAAGTGAGTCAGCCCCGGCAGGGGATGAAACAAGGGATGAACCAACAACATCCATCCCCGCTCGGATCAGTT
Proteins encoded in this window:
- a CDS encoding GMC family oxidoreductase, with product MANDSLTFDYVIVGAGSAGCALAARLTEDPEVTVALLEAGPHDHHFSVWVPAGCAASLPFKNKRNYGFETVPQPGLGGRQGYQPRGRGLGGSSSLNAMIYIRGTHNDYDHWAALGCTGWGWNDVLPYFKRSEGNERVAGRDDDALHGGTGPLHVSDLRTGNPIARRFVDAAAAAGYRRNDDFNGPDQEGVGPYQVTQYNGERWNAARAYLHGGDKTDATYNRGRRQLTVLPDTQALRIVFEGKRATGVVVDRGGRTETLQARREVIVSSGAFGSPQLLMASGVGPAEHLRSLGIPVVQDLPGVGQNLQDHLDIILHKKTFNLDLIGYSLRGSVHMLGEILRYRRERRGMIATNFAEAGGFIKSRPDLAEPDLQLHFVVAMADNHNRTFNYGHGYSCHVCVLRPKSRGEVRLATTDTRDAPLIDPRFLSDPDDMNGMLAGFRAVKRIFAQQPLAELGGRELYSGDIRGDGSDDEAVRALIRQHADTIYHPVGTCKMGSADDAMAVVDPELRVRGVSGLRVIDGSVMPTLIGGNTNAPIIMIAERVADLIRQGGRPTLNVVAGTSAQTTPAAVH